The Mastomys coucha isolate ucsf_1 unplaced genomic scaffold, UCSF_Mcou_1 pScaffold4, whole genome shotgun sequence genome has a segment encoding these proteins:
- the Zfc3h1 gene encoding zinc finger C3H1 domain-containing protein isoform X2: protein MAAERAAGDEGEQRKTDQDQNCTAKGQNQHESTLGQETKQALRKQQTKAWKKLQQQKEQERQKEEDQRKHAEEEERRKREEEIRKIRDLSNQEEQYNRFMKLVGGKRRSRSKSSDPDLRRSLEKQSDSGGGIYQYDNYEEVAMDTDSETSSPAPSPVQPPFFSECSLGYFSSAPSVSLPPPAQVSSVPSLNQSYGEGLCVSLDPLPPLPPLPPLPPEDPEQPPKPPFADEEEEEEMLLREELLKSLANKRAFKPEETSSNSDPPSPPVLNNSQPLSRSNLSIVSINTVSQPRIQNPKFHRGPRLPRTVISLPKHKSVVVTLNDSDDSESDGEASKSTNSVFGGLESMIKEARRTAEQASKPKVPPKSEKENDPLRTPEALPEEKKMEYRLLKEEIANREKQRLIKSDQLKTSSSSPANSDVEMDGIGRIAMVTKQVADAEAKLKKHKILLIKDESVLKNLVLQEAKKKESVRNAEAKITKLTEQLQAAEKILSVNRMFLKKLQEQIHRVQQRVTIKKALTLKYGEELARAKAVASKELGKRKLEQDRLGPNKMMRLDNSPISSPRKHSAELIAMEKRRLQKLEYEYALKIQKLKEARALKAKEQQNLVPVVEEESEFSLPQPSLHDLTQDKLTLDTEENDVDDEVLSGSNRERRRSFLESNSFTKPNLKHTDTPNKECINKLSKSTVEKPELFLGLKIGELQKLYSKADSLKQLILKTTTGITEKVMHGQEISVDVDFVTAQSKTTEVKPCPFRPYQSPLLVFKSYRFSPYYRTKEKLPLSSVSYSNMIEPDQCFCRFDLTGTCNDDDCQWQHVQDYTLSRKQLFQDILSYNLSLIGCSETSTDEEIASAAEKYVEKLFGVNKDRMSMDQMAVLLVSNVNESKGHTPPFTTYKDKRKWKPKFCRKPVSENSCSSDDEQSTGPIKYAFQPENHINVPALDTVVTPDDVRYFTSETDDIANLEASVLENPSHVQLWLKLAYKYLNQNEGLCSESLDSALNVLARALENNKDNPEIWCHYLRLFSKRGTKEEVQEMCETAVEYAPDYQSFWTFLHLESTFEEKDYVCERMVEFLMGAAKREISDILSFQLLEALLFRVQLHIFTGRCQSALAILQNALKLANDAIVAEYLKTDDRCLAWLAYIHLTEFNSLPSKLYDPSNANPSRIVNTEPFVMPWQTAQDVKTNPDLLLAVFEDAVKACTDEALTSGERIEVCLPLYTNMIALHQLLERYEEAVELCRSLLESCPTNCQLLETLAALYLKTDQYDKARWVWLTAFENNPQNAEIFYHLCKFFILQNGGDKLLPYLRQFIGSFFKPGFEKYSNVDLFRYLLNVPGPLDIPACLCKGNFDDDGFNNQVPYLWLIYCLCHPLQSSIKETVEAYEAALGVAMRSDIVQKIWMDYLVFANNRAAGSRNKVQEFKFFTDLVNRCLVTVPARYPIPFSSADYWSNYEFHNRVIFFYLSCVPKTQHSKTLERFCSVMPANSRLALRLLQHEWEESNVQILKLQAKMFTYNIPTCLATWKIAIAAEIALKGQREVHRLYQRALQKLPLCASLWKDQLLFEASEGGKTDNLRKLVSKCQEIGVSLNELLNLNSNKTESKNL from the exons TCTTCAGATCCTGACCTGAGGCGATCCTTAGAAAAGCAGTCTGACAGTGGAGGAGGCATCTATCAATATGATAACTATGAAGAAGTTGCTATGGATACAGATAGTGAAACCAGTTCTCCAG CTCCTTCACCAGTACAACCACCGTTTTTTTCTGAGTGTTCACTGGGGTATTTTTCTTCAGCACCATCTGTTTCTTTGCCTCCACCAGCTCAGGTTTCA TCTGTGCCGTCTTTGAACCAGTCTTATGGGGAAGGCCTGTGCGTTTCTCTTGaccctctacctcctcttccacctttGCCACCTCTACCACCTGAAGATCCAGAGCAGCCTCCAAAGCCACCATTTgcagatgaagaggaggaggaagaaatgctCCTTCGAGAGGAACTACTTAAATCTCTAGCAAATAAAAGAGCTTTTAAGCCAGAG GAAACATCCAGTAATAGTGACCCACCTTCACCTCCAGTTCTGAACAATTCTCAGCCTTTGTCAAGAAGCAATCTATCAATAGTCAGTATTAATACAGTATCTCAGCCTAGGATCCAGAATCCAAAGTTTCACAGAGGACCACGTCTTCCACGAACTGTGATCTCG CTTCCAAAACATAAATCAGTGGTTGTAACCCTGAATGATTCAGATGATAGTGAGTCTGATGGAGAAGCTTCCAAGTCAACCAATAGTGTTTTTGGtggattagagtccatgatcaAAGAAGCAAGACGAACTGCGGAG caagctTCAAAACCCAAAGTACCTccaaaatctgaaaaagaaaatgaccctCTGCGAACCCCTGAAGCTCTacctgaagaaaagaagatggaaTACAGATTGTTAAAGGAAGAGATTGCCAA TCGTGAGAAACAACGTTTGATTAAATCAGATCAATTGAAGACAAGTTCTTCATCCCCAGCAAACTCGGATGTGGAAATGGATGGGATTGGTAGAATAGCAATGGTTACTAAGCAAGTTGCAGATGCAGAAGCAAAGCTTAAAAAACACAA GATTCTCTTGATTAAAGATGAATCAGTTTTAAAGAATCTAGTACTGCAAGAAGCCAAGAAGAAAGAGTCTGTTCGAAATGCTGAAGCAAAAATTACAAAACTTACAGAACAACTTCAGGCAGCAGAGAAAATCCTCAGTGTTAACAGGATGTTTTTGAAGAAGCTCCAAGAACAA attCACAGAGTTCAACAGCGTGTTACCATTAAGAAAGCTTTGACTCTGAAGTATGGAGAAGAGCTTGCTCGGGCAAAGGCAGTGGCTAGTAAAGAACTAGGGAAGCGTAAACTGGAACAAGATCGCCTTGGA CCAAACAAAATGATGAGACTGGATAATTCTCCAATATCAAGTCCAAGGAAGCATTCAGCAGAATTAATTGCTATGGAAAAAAGACGATTACAAAAGCTAGAATATGAATATGCCTTGAAAATTCAAAAGTTAAAAGAAGCCCGAGCCCTCAAAGCAAAGGAACAACAAAACCTTGTTCCCGTTGTGGAAGAGGAATCTGAGTTTTCTTTACCTCAACCCTCGCTTCATGATCTGACCCAGGATAAATTAACCTTGGacacagaagaaaatgatgtTGATGATGAAGTTTTATCAGGTTCAAACAGAGAACGAAGAAGATCCTTCCTAGAGTCCAATTCTTTCACTAAGCCCAACCTTAAGCACACTGACACGCCTAACAAAGAGTGTATAAACAAACTTAGTAAGAGTACTGTGGAAAAGCCAGAACTTTTTCTAGGGTTAAAAATAGGTGAATTACAAAAATTATATTCAAAAGCTGACAGTTTAAAACAGTTGATTTTAAAAACTACCACAGGCATTACAGAAAAAGTTATGCATGGTCAG gagaTTTCTGTGGATGTGGATTTTGTTACAGCACAGAGTAAAACAACAGAAGTGAAGCCATGTCCATTTAGACCTTACCAGAGCCCTCTTCTTGTCTTTAAATCctacag ATTTAGTCCTTACTACCGAACCAAGGAAAAACTTCCTCTAAGTTCAGTATCATACAGTAATATGATTGAGCCAGATCAGTGTTTCTGCCGTTTTGATTTAACAGGAACATGCAATGACGATGATTGTCAGTG gCAGCATGTACAAGACTATACACTTAGCCGGAAACAGTTGTTCCAGGACATTCTCTCATACAATCTGTCTTTGATTGGCTGTTCAGAGACAAGCACTGATGAGGAAATTGCTTCTGCAGCAG aaaagtatGTTGAAAAACTTTTTGGAGTAAACAAAGACCGAATGTCAATGGACCAGATGGCTGTTCTCCTTGTTAGCAATGTTAATGAAAGTAAAGGTCAta CCCCTCCATTTACAACTTacaaggataaaagaaaatggaagccaAAGTTTTGTAGAAAACCTGTATCAGAGAATAGCTGCAGTAGTGATGACGAGCAGTCTACAGGACCAATTAAGTATG CCTTCCAACCAGAGAACCATATAAATGTCCCAGCTTTGGACACTGTTGTCACTCCAGACGATGTTAGATATTTTACCAGCGAAACTGATGACATTGCTAACTTAGAAGCAAGTGTACTGGAAAATCCGTCCCATGTACAACTTTGGCTCAAGCTCGCGTACAAGTACTTGAATCAAAATGAGGG ACTGTGTTCAGAATCTTTAGATTCTGCTTTAAATGTACTGGCTCGAGCTCTGGAAAACAATAAAGACAATCCAGAAATTTGGTGCCATTACCTCAGATTGTTCTCAAAAAGAGGGACCAAGGAGGAGGTACAGGAAATGTGTGAAACAGCTGTTGAGTATGCTCCTGACTATCAAAGCTTTTGGACT TTTTTGCACCTAGAAAGTACCTTTGAAGAAAAGGATTACGTGTGTGAGAGGATGGTGGAGTTTCTGATGGGAGCAGCCAAGCGGgaaatatcagatattctgtCCTTTCAGCTTTTAGAGGCTCTTTTGTTTAGAGTTCAGCTACATATATTCACTGGGAGATGCCAAAGTGCACTTGCAATTTTACAG AATGCATTAAAATTGGCTAATGATGCAATAGTAGCTGAGTACCTTAAGACAGATGACCGGTGTCTGGCGTGGCTGGCCTACATACATCTTACTGAATTCAATAGTCTCCCTTCAAAACTTTATGATCCATCTAATGCTAATCCTTCAAGAATTGTTAACACAGAACCATTTGTAATGCCATGGCAAACAGCTCAAGATGTTAAGACCAACCCTGACTTATTACTAGCAGTGTTTGAAG ATGCGGTGAAAGCTTGTACAGATGAGGCCCTGACCAGTGGAGAAAGAATAGAGGTCTGCCTTCCACTTTACACAAACATGATCGCTCTACACCAACTCCTAGAGAG GTATGAGGAGGCAGTGGAGCTTTGCAGAAGCTTATTGGAATCGTGTCCTACAAACTGCCAGTTACTGGAAACCCTTGCAGCTTTGTATTTGAAAACAGATCAATACGACAAAGCCCGTTGGGTTTGGCTTACTGCATTTGAAAATAATCCTCAGAATGCGGAAATTTTTTATCATCTGTGCAAATTTTTCATCTTGCAG AACGGAGGTGATAAGCTTCTTCCATATTTGAGGCAATTTATTGGATCCTTCTTTAAACCCGGCTTTGAGAAATATAGTAATGTGGATTTATTTCG GTATCTCTTAAATGTCCCAGGACCACTTGACATTCCAGCATGTTTATGTAAAGGGAATTTTGATGATGATGGATTTAACAACCAAGTTCCTTATTTATGGCTGATTTACTG TCTTTGTCATCCTCTTCAATCAAGTATTAAAGAGACAGTAGAAGCATATGAGGCGGCATTAGGGGTGGCCATGAGGTCTGACATCGTGCAGAAGATTTGGATGGA TTATCTTGTCTTTGCCAATAATAGAGCTGCTGGATCCAGAAACAAAGTCCAAGAATTCAAATTTTTTACTGACTTAGTGAATAGATGTTTGGTTACGGTCCCTGCCCGATACCCCATCCCTTTTAGCAGTGCTGACTACTGGTCCAACTATGAATTCCATAATCGG gtcattttcttttatttgagctGTGTTCCAAAGACTCAGCACTCTAAAACTCTGGAACGGTTTTGCTCTGTTATGCCAGCAAATTCTCGACTTGCACTGAG GCTACTTCAACACGAATGGGAGGAAAGCAATGTTCAGATTCTGAAACTCCAAGCCAAGATGTTTACATATAATATCCCAACATGCCTGGCCACCTGGAAAAT agcCATTGCTGCTGAGATTGCTCTAAAGGGACAAAGAGAG GTCCACCGTTTATATCAGAGAGCCTTACAGAAGTTACCTCTTTGTGCATCACTATGGAAAGAT CAACTCTTGTTTGAAGCATCAGAAGGAGGTAAAACTGATAACCTGAGAAAACTAGTTTCCAAGTGCCAAGAGATTGGAGTCAGCCTAAATGAGCTCTTAAATTTAAACagtaacaaaacagaaagcaagaatcTCTGA